GTAACCTTATCAAAGCCATCAAATCTATAAACCTGTTTTCTACCAGGATACATCTTTTTTCCGCTGCTTGTTTTCATTACAGGTTTTTCTCCAAGCTCCACCAACTTATAAACAAAATCAACAAAAGGTGAGTCTGAAGATGTTCCCACTTTTGTTCCCACTCCAAAAATATCAACAGGAGCACCCTTGGAAAGAAGTTCATCTACCTTATACTCATCCACCCCACCGCTTACTATAATTTTAGTTTCCCTGAATCCGTTCTTATCAAGCATCTCTCTTGTTAACCTTGAAAGAGTCAAAATATCACCACTATCAAGCCTTACACCCTTAAGAGTATATCCACCTTTCAACAGATCTTTCGCAACTTCTATCGCCTTTTCAACACCTTTTACAGTGTCGTAAGTATCCACAAGAAGCACCGCTCTATCGGGAAACGTTTTAAGATAAGCTCTGAAAGCTTTCTCTTCCGTTTCAAAGCTCATAATGAAAGAGTGAGCAACGGTGCCAACAACAGGAATACCGTAAACTTTACCTGCAAGCACATTGGAAGTTGAAGAAAATCCCGCTATATAGGTGCTTCTTGCAGCTTTCATACCTGCATCTTTTCCGTGAGTGCGCCTTAAAGAAAAGTCCGAAAGAATCTTTCCCCTTGACACTGAATAAACCCTTGCAGCTTTTGATGCCACAAGTGTACTTATGTGGGTCATATTTAAAATTGCTGTTTCAAAAAGTTGAGCCTCATAGATGGGAGCTTCAAGTCTTAAAACAGGTTCATGAGGAAAAAAAGGAGTTCCTTCTTTCATACTGTAAAGATTCCCTGTAAATTTAAATTCTTTTAAAAAATCAAGAAACCAATCAGGAAATAACTTCAAAGAGTGCAGGTAATCCACATCATCCTTTGTAAATCTGAACTCTTCAAGATATTTAACAACATCCTCAAGTCCAGCATAAATAAGATAATTTCTCTTTTCAGGCAAAACTCTTGTAAAAAGTTCAAAAGAAGCCCGTTCTTTCCGTCCGTTGTCAAGATAGGCACACATCATCGTAAGCTCATAAAGGTCAGTAAACAAAGCTAAAGCCATAAACTCCTCCGTATTGAACTATCTGCTCCTTACAACCCCTA
This sequence is a window from Desulfurobacterium atlanticum. Protein-coding genes within it:
- a CDS encoding nicotinate phosphoribosyltransferase encodes the protein MALALFTDLYELTMMCAYLDNGRKERASFELFTRVLPEKRNYLIYAGLEDVVKYLEEFRFTKDDVDYLHSLKLFPDWFLDFLKEFKFTGNLYSMKEGTPFFPHEPVLRLEAPIYEAQLFETAILNMTHISTLVASKAARVYSVSRGKILSDFSLRRTHGKDAGMKAARSTYIAGFSSTSNVLAGKVYGIPVVGTVAHSFIMSFETEEKAFRAYLKTFPDRAVLLVDTYDTVKGVEKAIEVAKDLLKGGYTLKGVRLDSGDILTLSRLTREMLDKNGFRETKIIVSGGVDEYKVDELLSKGAPVDIFGVGTKVGTSSDSPFVDFVYKLVELGEKPVMKTSSGKKMYPGRKQVYRFDGFDKVTLFEEKSSGLPLLEPIFISGERVKKLPSLSEIKEYFLEEFTKLPEEIKNIYEKRIYRVEISDRLKALYEKTKEEIEEKEWM